The Paenibacillus dendritiformis region AGGTGAAGTAGTGGGCCATCATATCGGAGCAGGAGAAGTCACCGGCCGCCACATTGCTGAAGGTGAAGTAGTGGGCCATCATATCGGAACAGGAGAAGTCACCAGCCGTCATATCGGTGAAGGTCAGGTCACCGCTCATCATATCGGTTCGGAAGAAGTGAATGGCCGCCATATCGCCAAAGGTGAGGTAGGCGGTCAGCATATCAGAACGGGCGAGGTAACGGGCAGTCATATCGCCGAAGGCGTAGTAGCCGGCCAACATATCGGAGCAGGCGAAGTAAAGGGCCGCCATATCGGCGAAGGTGAGGTCACCGCCCAACATATCGGTTCGGGCGAAGTAACGGGCCGTCATATCGGCGAGGGCGAGGTAGCCGGCCGTCATATTGGTTCAGGCGAAGTAAAGGGCCGCCATATCGGCGAAGGTGAGGTCACCGCCCAACATATCGGTTCGGGCGAGGTAACGGGCAGTCATATCGCCGAAGGCGTAGTAGCCGGCCAACATATCGGAGCAGGCGAAGTAACGAGCCGCCATATCGGGGAAGGCGAGGTCACCGGCCAGCATATCGGAGCAGGTGAAATAACGAGCCGCCATATTGGCGAAAGAGAAGTCACTGGCCAACATATCGCAGCGGGGAGCATCCGGGCCGAGCACCTGGAAGAGGAAGTCTTAAATTCGATTGTGCTCCAGCCCGGAACGGTTACACCGGAATCCTGTTCCTTCGTCCCAGTTCGAACCTCGATGCCGCGCGCCGGAGCGCTGCAGCAATTCGGGATGAGCGCATTTCTGCTTCAGGGGGCGACAGACCGGGTAGACGTTCGCATTGCCTTCGATGAGCCGTTCCCGAATAATCAATATGTTCTTGTCGCGATGACCAACCACCCGGAATGCCATGCGGTGCTGAAATCGCAAGCAACGCACAGCGCCGTTCTGGAAATACACCGCAAAGATCCGCAGTCACAGCCTTTCGGCTGCGTATCCTGGATTGCGATCGGCTAGCTTGCGGCCGATACGCCGGTGAAGCAAGGAAGCCGCCAGATGCCAACTGGCGGCTTTTTACACATCTGAGGCGATCCGTCGGGTTATGGAAGAAAGCGGGCCGAATGTGTACATGAGCCGTTGCACTCTGGACTATGCCTCATACAATGGGATGTAAATACATGTGCAATTTGCCCGGGAGGGAGACGTGCAATGGCTCATTCCAAAAGATATCGTTCTGCGCGAACACGTACCCGCCGGCAGGTACGACGATATCGAATCCATAGTTCTTCCGATCCCTTTGTGTCGGTCATCATCCCGGTTTTGAATGAACGGCGGACATTGGCTCGTGTCATTGAACGGGCGGCACAGGTGCATCCGGCCACTGAGGTCATTGTTGTAGCGAACGGAACGACCGACGGCTCAGACCGCATCGCGGCAGAGATGGGAGCCCGCGTTCTTCGTTATGCGATCCCGCTTGGCCACGATAAGGGCAGAGCCGTTGGAGCCGAGGCCGCGGCGGGACGCATTCTGCTGTTCATCGACGCCGATATGGTGCTGTCTGCTGCAGATTTGCGCCCGTTCATACATGCGGTGAACAATGGCGTTGATGTCGCTCTCAATAATTATCAGGGGCCTGTCCGGAAGCATGATGTACACGGAGTTGTCCTGGCAAAGCACGCATTGAATGCCATGCTGTCCCGGCAGGATCTGGGGGGAGCCTCCATGACTGCCGTTCCGCATGCATTGAGCCGTCGGGCGCTTGCTCTGATCGGTGCGGACGCGCTGTCCGTCCCCCCGCTTGCGCATACGATGGCCGTCGTATACGGGCTGGATATCCGCGCAGTGCACACGATTAATGTCGGGCGCATGAATCGGATACGTGTTCGGGGGCTGCGCGAGGATCCGCTGGAGCCGTTGATATGCCAAGATCATTTGCAAGCGATACGCTGGCTGATGGAACAGCGGGGCCCTCGGGGCGGCCACTCGGATTTGACCAGACAACGGGAGCGGGTGACATGATGCCATGAGAAGGAAACGATCCTTCCGCAGAACAAAGAACGTTATCCGGGGGCTTCGCAGATCATCACGTCGCCGCCAGTCGAGCCGGGGAAGAAGAAGAGGCTACCGCCGCCTGCGGGCTGGCCGCATGACAAGACGCAGCCGGCTCCGGCAACGCGGACATAAGCAGCTTCCGCATAGGAAGCGCCAGCTGCATGAGCCGCAGACAAGAGGAGCGTGGCGCCATGCTGCACAGGATGCGGGAAGGCGGCATGGCGACGAATATGCCGCATTGGGCGGACAGGAAACGTACAAGGACATCGTCCGCTTCATGCAAAGCCGGTTCACCGAGTTCCTCGCGCCATATCGGCTTGCTCCCTTATCCTACTCGCAAATCAGAGAGTTGGCGGAAGCGTACAGAGCTGGATTTACGAGAGGAAGGTATCAGAACGGGAGGGAAGCCGTACTGATTCCGACCACAAGGCCGATCGATGCAATCGTGTGCGCCCAAAATGAAGAAGATAGCATCGCAGGAGTGTTGAAGGAGCTCGGACGCCTGCCGCTGTCGCGCACCATCGTCGTGGTGAACGGCTCCTCGGATGGGAGCTTGCAGGCGGTGCATGAAGCTTCGGAGGACGCCTGCATCGTTCACTACCCGGAAGCGCTTGGCCATGACGTTGGCCGCGCTATCGGGGCGACTCTGTCTCAAGCGGAGATTCTGTTGTTCGTGGATGCCGATATCCCGATTGCCGCTGAGGAGCTCGGCGCTTTTATATGGGCATGCGACAATGGCATCGATGTGGCGCTCAACGACATCAGTCCGTTCCTGGGACCCTTCTTCAACCGTGATGGAATTACGCACTGCAAGGAGTGGCTGAACCGCAGTCTGGGCCGCGCCGACTTGCATGCCAATTCACTGACCGCTGTCCCTCATGCCATTACCCGCCACGCGCTGGAGACCGTAGGCGTGCAGAATTTGATCGTTCCTCCCAAATTCCAGACGCTTGCCTTGGCCCGGGGCTTGCGCACGGAAGCGGTGCATGCGGTCGACGTTATCGGAAGGAATCGGATACGCCGCACGAACGTAGGCGCATTGAATCCGGTTGCCGAGCTTATCATCGGGGATCATGTGGAGGCATTTCATTCCCTGTGGGAGGAAAATGCATCATTTTTCAGCGAGACGCACCAACGTGAGCAGATTGCCGAGAGGAGGAACGGAGGATGATATCCATCTTCCGCCCGACAGGTGACGCATTAGGAATGTTTTTGTGTAAGCCATACCGCTCACAGAGCGGCTTTACTAACTTGGCTAGAAGGAGGGAATCGAGTGAAAGGAATTATTTTGGCGGGAGGCACAGGCACCCGTCTATATCCGTTGACGAAGCTGATGAATAAGCATTTGCTGCCCGTTGGCCGGCATCCGATGGTCAGCTATGGCATCGAACGTCTGCGTGCGGCGGGCATTACGGATATTATTATGGTTATTGGGAAAATGTCAGCATCTTTGTTTACCGGCTATTTCGGGAGCGGGCAGTCCTGCGGCGTTCATCTGACCTTTGCCATCCAGGAGGAAGCAGGCGGCATCGCCCAAGCACTCTCGCTGGCGAAGCCGTATATTGCTCCTGGCGAGAAATTCGTCGTACTGCTCGGCGATAATTTGTTCCGCGACGATCTGGCTCCATATGTAGCGGCATTCGGCGATCAGAGGCCAGGCGAAGCACGCGTTCTGCTGCGGAAAGTGCCCGACCCGGAGCGATATGGAGTGCCTGTCTTCGACAGCGCCGATCGGAAGCGGATAGTCCGTATTGAAGAGAAGCCCGAGCATCCGTCGTCTTCGTATTGCGTAACAGGCATTTATATGTATGATACCGATGTCTTTCATCATATTGAGGCAATTGTACCATCCGAGCGCGGGGAATTGGAGATTACGGATGTCAACAACCGGTACGCGGCCGCAGGCAAGCTGCACTACGATGTGCTTCGATCATGGTGGACGGATGCGGGAACGTTCGAGTCGCTGCATGAAGCAGCTCATGAGTTGAAGGAGGTTGAGTTATGAACCGGCTTCTCGTAACCGGAGGCATGGGGTTCATTGGCAGTAACTTCATTCTCTATATGCTGGCCCGTCGCCCGGAAATCCACATTACGAATCTGGATGCGCTCACTTATGCAGGCAATCCGGATAATTTGCAGCATATTGCCGATAGCGGAGCCTACCGCTTCGTACGGGCTGATATAACGGATGCGGGGGCTGTGGAACAGATTATGGAGGAGGGAGCATTCGATGCGATCGTGCACTTTGCAGCCGAATCCCATGTCGACCGCAGCATTGCGGATCCGGAGTCATTCGTCCGCACGAATGTGCTGGGCACGTTCCGATTGCTGGAATCGGCACGGCGCCACAGCATTTCCCGCTTTATTCACGTGTCGACCGACGAAGTGTACGGGACGTTAGGATCGACCGGCTTTTTTACGGAAGACTCCCCGCTCATGCCGAACAGCCCCTATTCTGCCAGCAAGGCCGGATCGGATATGTTGGCACGTTCGTATGCCCGCACGTATGGCCTGCCTGTCATTATTACCCGCTGCTCGAACAATTACGGTCCGCGCCAATTTCCGGAGAAGCTTATCCCTACAATTATTACGCAAGCGATTCAAGATCGGCCGATTCCCGTATATGGGGACGGTTCCCATGTGCGAGACTGGCTCTACGTCGATGATCATTGCGCAGCGATTGACGCAGCGCTGCGGCATGGGCAGCCTGGCGAGGTCTATAATATCGGCGGCCACCAGGAGCGCACGAATCTGGAGGTTGTCCGGATGGTGCTGAATCAGTTGGGGAAGCCGGAGTCGCTGATTGCCTTCGTTGCTGATCGCCCGGGTCATGATCTGCGTTATGCGATCGATCCCGGCAAGACCGAACGCGAGCTCGGCTGGACTCCGAGCGTAAGCTTGTCCGAAGGAATGAAGCAGACGATATCCTGGTATGTGAACAACCGCGCATGGTGGGAACGTGTCCTGTCCGGGGCGTATTTGCACGGTAGATAGTCTGATCCCGAAGCCGCCTCGCCATCATCGCCATGCAGATGAAGCCAGGAAGGGAGGAGACACGTATGGCAAAAATTACGGTTCGCCGCCGGCGCGCTTCCTTTGTACGGAAGATGCGGGCTAGCCGTAAGGGACGCCTGTCCCGCAGAGCAGGACGTCTGTATCGCAAGCGGCAGCAGGCGCTCGGGGAGAGGGCGGCACGGGAGATGAAGCGCAAGCATCGGCCTGCTGCTGAGCCGGCTGCCAGCACGAAGCAGGAGACGCCGCCTGACGTGGAGACCGAACGGCGGCTCAGTTATGAGGACGGGTTCCGCAAAGGAAAGTATGAGGGAGGAGAACGCATCGTGGCCCGGCTCCTACCCGTCATGACCCTGCTTCCGGATATGTCGGTGGAGCAGGTCATCTCTTTGGGAGTGGAGCAGGTCCGCCATTTGCTGAAGCCGCTGATGGGAGTGGCGGAAGTGTTCCAGGAGCTGGAGACGGCACTGCAGGAGAGGACCCCGTGCTCGCTCGTGCGGCTGGGCGACGGCGAACTGTTGGCATTGGCGCACGATACCGTGCTGAGCGCGGAATTAGTCCGGAGAGAGGGCGCCTTCCTCGAATATTCAGGCATGAGTATTCCGGATCACGTCCACCGGGATCAATTGGCGGAGGCCGTACGGAGAGCATCGATCATCGGCGTTCCGGTTGCCCCGGAGCCGAACTTCCAGGGGCTGCTGTCCCCCGTCTTTCAAGCGCACGGCATCGAAATCGCGCCACGGCGGTTTACTTTTTCTACCATTAACTATTCGTTGGCTGAGGAAGGCTACTTGCTTCGGATGATCCAAGGCCGGCGTGCGCTCGTCATCGGCAATATGGCCCATTCGCTTGCCACGGCTCTTGCAGGCAAAGGAGCTGTCATCGCTGGCGCGATCTCCCCGGTTAAAGGCATCCATGACATTCCTGCCGTTCTGCAGGAGGCCGCCGAGCATGATTATGATTTGGCCGTTGTCGCTGCAGGCATTCCTGCAGTCATCCTGGTTCAGCGCCTTGCCGAACAGTTCGGCAAGGTCGCCATTGATTTCGGACATTTGGCGAATCGCATAGTAAACGGCAATATCCAATTATCTTAACTCGAATGAAGGAGGTGCGCCGAGATGCCACGAATGCGTTCCCGCCGCAACATTCGCCGTGTGCGCGCAGGCAAGCGGCGCGTCCCCGCATCTTCCATGCGGGCTGCATCCGGACGGAGCAGACAACAACGATACGATCGGGGTTATGCCTGCGGCTATGCGGAAGGATTGCGTGTCGGGCAGGCCCAATACGAAGTTCCCTTCGATGGCACGAGCATCATCATCCCGACGTATAACAAGGCCGAACTGTTAGAGCAGTGTATTGCCAGCATTGAGGCCCATACGCCCATCCCCCATGAAATCATCGTCGTCGACAACGCCTCGACAGACGGCACCACTGCCTATCTCCTCCGGAATACCGGGAAGCTTCGCTTCCATATCCATGAGCATAACCGCGGCTTCGCTGGAGCAGTCAATACGGGGCTGATGATGGCGAAGGGGCGTACGATCTGCATACTGAACAACGATATTCTCGTAACTCCGAACTGGCTCAAGAACCTTCTTAACTGCCTTCAGAGCGATGACACTATCGGAATGGTCGGGCCGGTGACGAATTTCATCAGCGGAGAACAGCAGATTGAAGTTCCTTATCACAGCATTAAGGATATGTATTCGTTCGCAGCGGCACATAATGTGCCGAATGCGGGAAAATGGCAAGGAACGGATCGGATTGTCGGGTTTTGCCTCGTATTCCGCCGGGAACTGTTCGAGACGACCGGCTATTTCGACGAAGGCTTCGAGATTGGCAATTTCGAAGATGAAGATTATGTGCTGCGCGTGCGCCTGAATGGACGCAAGCTCGTGGTTGCTCGGGATACGTTCATCCATCATTACGGCAGCGTAACGATGAGGGAGCTCGGGGACCAGTTTTTGGACATCAATGAAAAAAACGCGGCATTTTTCCGTGCCAAATGGGGAAATTCATTCAACTTGGTGCAGCGCGCGAGAGAAGCGAGCAGGGGCTCGAACCTTACCCGCTGCCATGATTTCTACCCGACGCATGTAGCGGTTACCGGATTGACAGATACGGTGTATTGGGTCGAGCACGGTACGAAATATCCGCTTGTCGGTCATATCGGCGTTCCGATCGTATCCGTCCCGCAAATCGATCTGCGGGGCTGGCCGACAGGGCCAGCCATGGATGCGGGGACTGCCCGCGACAAGTGGCATCGACAATCCGAGCCGAACGGGGTTATCGCAGACGGGGCCGTCTTCGCGACCGAAGCAGGAAAATGGTACCAGCGTCAAGGAGAGGAATACCGCGAAATCATCAGCGAGCATGCCCTTCGCAGATGGCAGCTGGAGAATCGGGTCCAGCCGCGAACGGATAAAGAGAGACGCGAATTGAAAGAGGGGCTTCCGATCATTCCAGCGCCGGTTATTGCCTCCTTTCACTTGTAAACTTTGACCGCCTCGATGAGGCCGGCCGCAGAAATGGCTGGGTTGAGGGCAGTTTTGGGCGTATGGCCCGTATACGCTCGCCTGTGGCCCGCATATGTTAAGACAAGGAAGCGGAGTTAACACCTGTGCGCGATCCGTTATTTTGCCGGGGAGGAAGAAGCATGCATAACGTCGTGGACGAAATTATTATCCATATGTCCCATACGCATCAGCATATGGCCCGCGTTCTGGACGCGGAACGTCAGGTTGCGGTCCGGATGGCACAGCTCATTCACGCCCTGCCGGACGTTAACCCCGATTTTGCCGGCCTGAGCGGACTGAAGGAGCAATCCGCTGCGTTAACGAAAAATATCGTCGCTTACTTGAACGGAATCGCGGAGCTGGAAGAGGCATTGGCCGAGCAGCTTGAACATGTTATCAAAGAATTGAACGACGATGGCGAAGAATGAATCGATAGGGGGGAGACGGGTTGAGCAGAGAGCGCTCCTATCATCTTATATTGGATGCCATAGCCAAGATGCAGTGGAACGTCGCCATGATTTTGGAAGCCAAAGCGGTGGAAGCAGAAAAAACGCGAAATTGGATGCTAAATCATTTGACGGAGACCGCTTTTGTCAACCATAAAGAGCAAATCAGCGATCCGTTGGAGATTCATAACCAAGTTGTTGAAGTCCTTGACGGATTGACCAAAATCCAGCTCAGTCTCGCCCGGAACATGAAAGTCGTCCTTGACCGGGGAGAATCGGGTTCGATGGGAGACGGACTAGGAGACGGATCTTTCAGCGGAGAATATGATTTGGGGAGATAAACGGTCATGATGCATAGATCGCAGGAGGATGAAGTCAAGCTTGAAATGATCCAGGCCATCGTCCGCAGCCAGTCTGCTCTGGCCCGGATGTTGGAGCACCTTGCGGATGTGACCGAGCATGCGGAAGGCTCCGTCAAAGGAATTAAAGAGGATATCCGGCTGCTGTCGAACTATCAGCTGGCGCTATGCGGCATGATCACCGGCTGGCGTTCCCGTCACAAGACAACCGGAACTCCTGCAACGCCCTGGTTCAATCCAGCTTATTTCGACAGAGCCGTACTTGACCCGAGGAGTACAGGAGAGTGAATCAATTGAAAAAGCGTTCACCTACACCGAAACTGGGGCGCAAGACCGTACGCAGCGGCCCCATTCGCGCCCGCAAAGGGGCGCGGCGCGAGGGAGTGAGCCGGCGTCTGTCCCGGCGTTCCCGCAAGCTGCAGAAACGCGGGCTGCGAATCGCCCGCCGGAGGAGGAGAAGAGGCTCTCCTCAAGCCTATAAGAAGGGCTATGACGAATCTTATCAAGCAGGATTCAATGCCGGCTTTGCCAAAGGCTTCGAGGACGGTCACCAGTTGGCCTATTCCGAACATGCCGGTTAAGGCTTATGAACAGTCAGATGCACGCCGCAAGCGGCGGACGCTGGCTGTTTTTTGTCTGTCCGGAAGCCCTTTTTGACCATGGATGGATAACCGTCCATGATGCACCTGACGGAGCGGCATATGATGAATGGATGCTAGACCATGCAGCATTTGCGAGGCCGTGTCTACCGGATCGTGGCATGCCAACGAGAAACGAATGTAAAAAAGGAGCGATTCCATGCGTACCTCACGCTCACGAAGGCAGCAAGCCCGAATTCATATGAATCATCAATTCCGATACAACGCCCTTCATCAAGGACGCATCGCAGGGTTCAATGAAGGATTCCAGGAAGGTTATTTACGCGGACGGGCGGATGTCATTATGAAGACGCCGAGGGAGCCGATACCGATGCGGCCGCTCCATATCTGCTATGTGACAACCGGCAAAGGGTATCCTTATGTCCCGATGGATGAAGGCATGCGTAACACATGGAAGGAGTTGGTCGCAAAAGTGTCGGTCTGCGGGCCGCGGGATGGCGTTGCCGCCGTCGCCGGCCAACAGCGGCCCGATTTGGTTTTTGCCCTGGACGGCATGGACCTTCCGGTGGAGCAAGTCGATGCCGTGCGGGCGCTGGGGATTCGCACCGCTCTATGGATTACGGATGATCCCTATTACACCGATATAATGAGCTCCATAGTGACGCATTATGACTATGTTTTCACTCTGGAAGCGAACACCGTCCAGTATTACCGTTCGCTTGGGGCGAACGTGCACTTTTTGCCGTTTGGCGTCTATCATGGCCATTTCCGGCCTCTTCGCAGCCCAGCCAAGGTGCGAAGGGGGATCAGCTTCATCGGATCCGCCTATTGGAACCGGATTCGGATGATAGAGCCGATTCTGCCTGAACTGATGAAGCGAGGCTTGATCCTGACCGGCTTATGGTGGGAACGGCTGCCTCAATATCCTCAATACGCCCATCAGATCGAACTGAACCGCTGGATGGATCCGTACGAGACGTCGGAGGCGTACAACGGCAGCAAGATTGTCATTAATTTGCACCGCGACCATGACGAGTCGATCAACCAGAACCGGGTCAATATTACGGCCGATTCCCCGAACCCGCGCACTTTCGAAATCTGTGCCTGCGGAACGCTGCAGCTGACGGACGTTCGTTCGGATATCTCCCAATTCTATACTCCCGGCGAGGAAATAGAGACCTATTCTTCCCCGGAAGAGATGCTGGCCAAGATCGACTATTATTTAGGCCATGAACAAGAACGGCGGGACATCGCGCTCCGCGCTTTGGCCCGGACGATGCGCGAACATACGTATGCGCACCGTTTGAACCAGGTGCTGGCTACCATATTCGGGTAGAGCGGCACAATCTCAGGACGGCGTCATCCTATGCCA contains the following coding sequences:
- a CDS encoding glycosyltransferase family 2 protein; protein product: MAHSKRYRSARTRTRRQVRRYRIHSSSDPFVSVIIPVLNERRTLARVIERAAQVHPATEVIVVANGTTDGSDRIAAEMGARVLRYAIPLGHDKGRAVGAEAAAGRILLFIDADMVLSAADLRPFIHAVNNGVDVALNNYQGPVRKHDVHGVVLAKHALNAMLSRQDLGGASMTAVPHALSRRALALIGADALSVPPLAHTMAVVYGLDIRAVHTINVGRMNRIRVRGLREDPLEPLICQDHLQAIRWLMEQRGPRGGHSDLTRQRERVT
- a CDS encoding glycosyltransferase family 2 protein: MTRRSRLRQRGHKQLPHRKRQLHEPQTRGAWRHAAQDAGRRHGDEYAALGGQETYKDIVRFMQSRFTEFLAPYRLAPLSYSQIRELAEAYRAGFTRGRYQNGREAVLIPTTRPIDAIVCAQNEEDSIAGVLKELGRLPLSRTIVVVNGSSDGSLQAVHEASEDACIVHYPEALGHDVGRAIGATLSQAEILLFVDADIPIAAEELGAFIWACDNGIDVALNDISPFLGPFFNRDGITHCKEWLNRSLGRADLHANSLTAVPHAITRHALETVGVQNLIVPPKFQTLALARGLRTEAVHAVDVIGRNRIRRTNVGALNPVAELIIGDHVEAFHSLWEENASFFSETHQREQIAERRNGG
- a CDS encoding sugar phosphate nucleotidyltransferase; its protein translation is MKGIILAGGTGTRLYPLTKLMNKHLLPVGRHPMVSYGIERLRAAGITDIIMVIGKMSASLFTGYFGSGQSCGVHLTFAIQEEAGGIAQALSLAKPYIAPGEKFVVLLGDNLFRDDLAPYVAAFGDQRPGEARVLLRKVPDPERYGVPVFDSADRKRIVRIEEKPEHPSSSYCVTGIYMYDTDVFHHIEAIVPSERGELEITDVNNRYAAAGKLHYDVLRSWWTDAGTFESLHEAAHELKEVEL
- the rfbB gene encoding dTDP-glucose 4,6-dehydratase, translated to MNRLLVTGGMGFIGSNFILYMLARRPEIHITNLDALTYAGNPDNLQHIADSGAYRFVRADITDAGAVEQIMEEGAFDAIVHFAAESHVDRSIADPESFVRTNVLGTFRLLESARRHSISRFIHVSTDEVYGTLGSTGFFTEDSPLMPNSPYSASKAGSDMLARSYARTYGLPVIITRCSNNYGPRQFPEKLIPTIITQAIQDRPIPVYGDGSHVRDWLYVDDHCAAIDAALRHGQPGEVYNIGGHQERTNLEVVRMVLNQLGKPESLIAFVADRPGHDLRYAIDPGKTERELGWTPSVSLSEGMKQTISWYVNNRAWWERVLSGAYLHGR
- a CDS encoding GT-D fold domain-containing glycosyltransferase, whose product is MAKITVRRRRASFVRKMRASRKGRLSRRAGRLYRKRQQALGERAAREMKRKHRPAAEPAASTKQETPPDVETERRLSYEDGFRKGKYEGGERIVARLLPVMTLLPDMSVEQVISLGVEQVRHLLKPLMGVAEVFQELETALQERTPCSLVRLGDGELLALAHDTVLSAELVRREGAFLEYSGMSIPDHVHRDQLAEAVRRASIIGVPVAPEPNFQGLLSPVFQAHGIEIAPRRFTFSTINYSLAEEGYLLRMIQGRRALVIGNMAHSLATALAGKGAVIAGAISPVKGIHDIPAVLQEAAEHDYDLAVVAAGIPAVILVQRLAEQFGKVAIDFGHLANRIVNGNIQLS
- a CDS encoding glycosyltransferase family 2 protein, which translates into the protein MPRMRSRRNIRRVRAGKRRVPASSMRAASGRSRQQRYDRGYACGYAEGLRVGQAQYEVPFDGTSIIIPTYNKAELLEQCIASIEAHTPIPHEIIVVDNASTDGTTAYLLRNTGKLRFHIHEHNRGFAGAVNTGLMMAKGRTICILNNDILVTPNWLKNLLNCLQSDDTIGMVGPVTNFISGEQQIEVPYHSIKDMYSFAAAHNVPNAGKWQGTDRIVGFCLVFRRELFETTGYFDEGFEIGNFEDEDYVLRVRLNGRKLVVARDTFIHHYGSVTMRELGDQFLDINEKNAAFFRAKWGNSFNLVQRAREASRGSNLTRCHDFYPTHVAVTGLTDTVYWVEHGTKYPLVGHIGVPIVSVPQIDLRGWPTGPAMDAGTARDKWHRQSEPNGVIADGAVFATEAGKWYQRQGEEYREIISEHALRRWQLENRVQPRTDKERRELKEGLPIIPAPVIASFHL
- a CDS encoding CgeB family protein produces the protein MNHQFRYNALHQGRIAGFNEGFQEGYLRGRADVIMKTPREPIPMRPLHICYVTTGKGYPYVPMDEGMRNTWKELVAKVSVCGPRDGVAAVAGQQRPDLVFALDGMDLPVEQVDAVRALGIRTALWITDDPYYTDIMSSIVTHYDYVFTLEANTVQYYRSLGANVHFLPFGVYHGHFRPLRSPAKVRRGISFIGSAYWNRIRMIEPILPELMKRGLILTGLWWERLPQYPQYAHQIELNRWMDPYETSEAYNGSKIVINLHRDHDESINQNRVNITADSPNPRTFEICACGTLQLTDVRSDISQFYTPGEEIETYSSPEEMLAKIDYYLGHEQERRDIALRALARTMREHTYAHRLNQVLATIFG